In the Acropora muricata isolate sample 2 chromosome 10, ASM3666990v1, whole genome shotgun sequence genome, one interval contains:
- the LOC136931726 gene encoding leucine-rich repeat-containing protein 74B-like, whose protein sequence is MSTKYPVQVDCIRQVPYSPPEEEKEVIDGPVKTLKSTPTSDDEYDTDLENDFTEDETAEEDNQGKRQYLTACKNLGLIPCTPFLRQVQKSEMNLKHYNLGPLGAEAVAVSLMHNNCIMTLNIADNCIGEDGSIYIAKMLTENPFITELDVSQNDLRTQGAYAMSEMLRENNELLELNLSNNGFEQKGAEPIVEALKENYTLKSLNLSHNNFSELGGQLLGPAIDANVGLECLDLSWNHLRRKGAVSIGYGLKTNCALKSLDLSWNGFADDGAKSVGDALSENNTLTELDISSNRISVVGARWIANGLAQNSTLQILRVGQNPFQTEGAYLILSAVAKNMESAIEELNFDDIPVNAEFEDLLDEMLDERENLSVLCGTAMRGKDRVKKMKEKVDVLNLLLEYIELRGLRVVDFFRQLDKNNSKKVSKAEFISGVKKMGIPMTRKQLKKLIRILDTDNDGMIEYREMVAIKKDEVFDFYHKKKTFKKDDPLLQSFKEAQKK, encoded by the exons ATGTCAACAAAATATCCAGTCCAAGTGGACTGCATACGACAGGTGCCTTACTCACCACCAGAGGAGGAAAAGGAAGTAATAGACGGACCAGTGAAGACATTAAAATCCACACCGACCAGTGACGACGAGTATGATACAGATTTGGAAAACGACTTCACGGAGGACGAAACCGCCGAGGAGGACAATCAGGGAAAGAGACAGTACCTCACAGCTTGTAAGAACCTCGGTTTGATTCCATGCACGCCGTTCCTACGACAAGTGCAGAAGTCGGAAATGAATCTGAAACACTACAATCTTGGACCGCTGGGAGCCGAGGCTGTGGCTGTGTCACTGATGCACAACAACTGCATTATGACTTTGAACATCGCTGATAACTGCATCGGCGAAGATGGTTCAATTTACATCGCTAAGATGCTGACGGAAAATCCTTTCATTACGGAGTTAGACGTGTCACAGAATGATCTTCGCACGCAAGGGGCGTATGCCATGTCAGAGATGCTAAGAGAAAATAACGAGCTATTAGAATTGAATCTGTCAAACAATGGATTCGAACAGAAAGGCGCAGAGCCCATTGTTGAGGCTCTGAAAGAAAACTATACACTGAAATCGTTGAATCTAAGCCACAACAACTTCAGTGAACTTGGAGGGCAGCTGCTTGGTCCAGCCATCGATGCAAACGTGGGTTTAGAGTGTTTAGACCTGAGCTGGAACCATTTGAGAAGAAAAGGAGCTGTTTCAATTGGATACGGATTGAAAACTAACTGTGCCTTGAAGTCTCTAGACTTGTCTTGGAACGGTTTCGCGGATGACGGCGCAAAATCCGTTGGCGACGCCCTAAGCGAAAACAACACATTAACAGAGCTTGATATTTCAAGCAACCGTATTTCTGTGGTAGGCGCCAGGTGGATAGCAAATGGATTAGCGCAGAACTCAACGCTTCAGATTCTACGTGTTGGTCAGAATCCCTTTCAAACAGAGGGCGCGTACCTGATTTTGAGCGCCGTAGCAAAGAACATGGAAAGTGCTATCGAAGAGCTCAACTTCGACGATATTCCTGTGAATGCGGAGTTTGAAGATTTGCTGGATGAAATGCTTGATGAAAGAGAGAATCTTAGTGTGTTGTGCGGAACCGCCATGAGAGGAAAGGACCgagtaaaaaaaatgaaagagaaagtg GATGTTCTAAATCTTCTGTTGGAGTACATAGAACTCAGAGGCCTCCGCGTCGTGGATTTTTTCCGACAGCTCGACAAAAACAACAGTAAAAAAGTCTCCAAAGCAGAATTCATCAGCGGTGTTAAAAAAATGGGCATTCCAATGACACGAAAGCAACTCAAAAAACTGATCAGAATTCTGGACACGGACAACGACGGTATGATTGAGTACAGAGAGATGGTCGCCATCAAAAAGGACGAGGTGTTTGACTTCTATCACAAGAAGAAGACTTTCAAAAAAGACGATCCCCTTCTGCAGTCATTCAAAGAAGCGCAAAAGAAGTAG
- the LOC136931731 gene encoding uncharacterized protein CXorf65 homolog has protein sequence MFITVRFADDKTELFNPDCRNCLLLNNIKERCDCDDDDFIDLSDESGSLKHLQRFPLDYGTKHLNEREILILVKGEKTDGDKMTFVPLLDGMESNSAFLQRLNPPPPKPEKVRSASRDSPAPKLYNEGARGKRASLAPKPKQLGPPPSSSSRSLSPSRRGSRMRSQSVQLSPAPVGGSFNATRKAR, from the exons ATGTTTATAACTGTGCGATTTGCAG ATGATAAAACGGAACTTTTCAATCCCGATTGCCGAAATTGTCTTCTGTTAAATAACATCAAAGAGAGATGCGATTGTGATGATGACG ATTTTATTGATCTGTCTGATGAAAGCGGCTCACTGAAGCATCTTCAGCGCTTTCCACTTGACTATGGGACCAAACATCTCAATGAAAGAGAAATCCTTATTCTTGTCAAAGGAGAAA AGACTGATGGTGACAAAATGACATTTGTTCCCCTCTTGGATGGGATGGAGTCAAACAGCGCTTTCCTTC AACGGCTGAATCCACCTCCACCGAAGCCTGAGAAAGTCCGCTCAGCGTCAAGAGATTCTCCAGCGCCTAAACTGTACAACGAAGGAGCTCGAGGCAAAAGAGCATCATTGGCACCAAAGCCCAAGCAATTGGGTCCTCCTCCAAGCTCATCGAGCAGGTCCCTGTCCCCTTCAAGAAGGGGCAGCAGAATGAGGAGCCAAAGCGTACAACTCTCTCCAGCTCCAGTAGGGGGCTCATTTAATGCAACAAGAAAAGCTCGTTAG
- the LOC136931729 gene encoding G-protein coupled receptor 161-like — protein sequence MFDVTHLEAFSGSRSQIEKTIEVIFLGITFVLAFVLSGTIVCAMLRPFRLRNPSNLFSFFLVATSLCLTLLHMPFAMATVVMDQWPFAVGWCLTSGLLINVLSMASNFFIVTIALHRYYLIVKPLKVTINIRQARKMVGFVWFTSFINAIPPIFGWSSYRYIPGKAFCTVDWEDGGAGLVYSYYLVTVSFVIPFVILVYIYRGIYLKTKRQRIITENNTLQGFNSGYVSDDPYRDSTIAQRLMNLFRPRARRRSQYSVSLPSSTFSSETPAAVAITPASATSFESYSISGKDKGVARRKRTLTQSLKRPSSVYEQRTIQSALILLATFIVNLLPFYIVGLWSGISQRSPSIVLDFIVTWLFISMAAVNPILYGFMNRQIRRVVWQSAIGRLLCRACKRWNEDLNVRGFYSVNGKELTSDGRSDTVTQRRVWGNSSLRGPNMSSLNRHVSVEI from the coding sequence ATGTTCGATGTCACCCATCTCGAAGCTTTCTCTGGCAGCCGTTCTCAAATAGAAAAGACCATCGAGGTTATCTTCCTAGGAATTACTTTtgtgcttgcttttgtgttgAGTGGCACCATTGTTTGCGCAATGCTCCGGCCCTTTCGTCTGAGGAATCCCTCCAATTTGTTCTCCTTTTTCCTCGTGGCTACAAGCCTATGTTTGACGCTTTTGCATATGCCTTTTGCCATGGCAACTGTAGTCATGGACCAATGGCCATTCGCTGTTGGTTGGTGCCTTACGTCAGGTCTTCTCATAAATGTGTTGTCTATGGCATCCAATTTTTTTATCGTCACCATAGCACTTCACCGCTATTATCTCATTGTCAAGCCTCTTAAGGTTACGATAAATATTCGTCAAGCAAGAAAAATGGTGGGATTTGTGTGGTTCACCTCGTTTATCAACGCAATTCCTCCTATTTTTGGCTGGAGTTCTTATCGATATATTCCTGGAAAAGCATTTTGCACGGTCGACTGGGAAGATGGCGGAGCAGGTCTTGTTTATTCTTATTATCTCGTGACCGTCAGCTTTGTTATTCCGTTTGTAATTCTTGTGTACATTTATCGAGGCATTTATTTGAAGACGAAGCGTCAGCGGATTATAACAGAAAACAATACTCTCCAGGGATTTAACAGTGGGTATGTTTCGGATGATCCCTACAGGGATTCAACTATCGCTCAGAGACTCATGAATTTGTTCCGTCCAAGAGCTAGAAGACGATCTCAATACAGTGTTTCATTACCGTCTTCAACCTTCAGTAGTGAAACTCCCGCCGCAGTGGCAATAACACCTGCATCTGCAACATCCTTTGAGTCTTACTCGATTTCTGGAAAAGACAAGGGAGTAGCACGGAGAAAACGCACTTTGACACAAAGTTTAAAACGTCCCAGTTCTGTGTATGAACAGAGAACTATTCAAAGTGCTTTGATTTTGCTTGCAACATTCATCGTAAACTTGCTGCCATTTTATATTGTCGGCCTATGGTCTGGCATTTCCCAGCGTTCTCCGTCTATAGTCTTAGACTTCATTGTCACATGGTTGTTTATTTCCATGGCAGCTGTCAATCCAATCTTATATGGCTTTATGAATCGCCAAATAAGGAGAGTGGTGTGGCAATCTGCCATTGGTCGGTTGCTTTGTCGAGCTTGTAAACGCTGGAACGAGGATTTGAATGTCCGTGGATTCTACTCGGTAAATGGAAAAGAACTGACAAGCGACGGTCGCTCGGACACCGTGACTCAGAGAAGGGTCTGGGGAAATAGTTCTCTTCGTGGCCCAAATATGTCCTCCCTCAATCGGCATGTTTCAGTAGAAATTTGA
- the LOC136931728 gene encoding stomatin-like protein stl-1: MLPTRVFRKVASSPCRGFLSSKFSVRTLAYGYSRTKRKQLPVNTVIKFVPQQEAWVIERFGKFNRILDPGLAILLPVIDEIKYVQTLKEVAIEIPSQSAITLDNVTLHLDGVLYLRVVDPFKASYGVEDPEFAVTQLAQTTMRSELGKISLDNVFQERERLNHNIVEAINHAAEVWGIRCLRYEIRDIQLPESVVEAMQMQVEAERKKRAAVLKSEGEREAAINVAEGKKQSQILASEARKMEQINIATGEANAIVARAKARADGIQKVSLALQEQLGEKAASLSVAELYVNAFGNLAKTNNTVVLPANVGDAASMVAQAMAVYGQLTGKPTDDPSSSPPGLPDTTPEDKGTRDGTIERSIDGSSQVSGTFASARKEFRQVEGSQDQHMKWSPPSNYGKPASSPTPHFTAATSPTRARDFH, encoded by the exons ATGCTACCCACAAGGGTCTTCAGAAAAGTCGCTAGCTCGCCTTGTCGG GGTTTTCTGTCGTCAAAGTTTTCTGTCAGAACATTGGCATATGGCTATAGcaggacaaaaagaaaacagcttcCTGTGAATACA GTAATTAAGTTTGTTCCTCAGCAAGAGGCTTGGGTTATTGAGAGATTTGGCAAATTTAACAGAATTTTAGACCCG GGCTTAGCCATTCTTCTTCCTGTCATTGACGAGATCAAATATGTACAGACTTTGAAGGAAGTAGCCATTGAAATTCCCTCCCAATCTGCCATTACTCTGG ataatGTTACCCTTCATCTTGATGGAGTCTTATATTTACGTGTGGTTGATCCTTTCAAG GCTTCTTATGGAGTGGAAGATCCAGAGTTTGCTGTGACTCAGCTTGCACAGACAACCATGAGATCAGAGTTGG GAAAGATAAGTTTGGACAATGTTTttcaagaaagagaaagattGAATCACAATATAGTAG AGGCTATCAATCATGCAGCAGAAGTCTGGGGCATCAGATGTTTGCGATATGAAATTC GAGATATTCAACTTCCTGAGTCAGTTGTTGAGGCCATGCAAATGCAG GTTGAAGCTGAAAGGAAGAAAAGGGCTGCAGTTTTAAAGTCTGAAG GTGAAAGGGAAGCTGCTATCAATGTGGCAGAAGGAAAGAAGCAGAGTCAAATTTTAGCTTCAGAAGCAAGAAAAATGGAACAGATCAACATTGCAACAG GTGAAGCAAATGCTATCGTTGCAAGAGCTAAGGCTCGAGCAGATGGAATACAGAAAGTTTCTCTAGCTCTCCAGGAACAG CTGGGTGAAAAGGCAGCAAGTCTTAGTGTAGCTGAATTGTATGTGAATGCGTTTGGGAACCTAGCCAAGACTAATAACACAGTTGTGCTGCCAGCAAATGTTGGGGATGCTGCTTCCATGGTTGCTCAG GCAATGGCTGTGTACGGTCAATTGACAGGCAAACCAACGGATGACCCCTCTTCTTCTCCCCCCGGTTTACCAGATACTACACCAGAGGACAAGGGAACTAGAGATGGTACAATTGAGCGAAGTATTGACGGAAGCTCGCAAGTTTCAGGGACATTTGCTTCGGCTCGTAAAGAGTTCCGACAAGTCGAGGGCTCGCAGGACCAGCATATGAAATGGTCCCCGCCTTCGAATTACGGAAAACCTGCAAGCTCACCGACGCCACACTTCACAGCTGCCACGTCGCCAACTAGGGCTCGTGACTTTCACTGA